A segment of the Mogibacterium diversum genome:
TATAGATGAATATACCATAGTCGTCCTCACTGCCATCCATATGGAAACCTTCAGGTACCTCATCTTTTGAGAAGGTCAATAAATCTAATTGAAATATGCCCTCTTTCTCCTTATTCTCATCATCTATATCGCATATGTCGATAAGTATTATATACTTATCACCACTTTTTAGTTTAAGATGGTATTTACCATAGATATGCAGGGGTTGCGCATCTGCAGATCCTTCAAATGCTGGACTAAGACCTTTTGCGCTTTCTATTTTATTCCCATTGAAAGCACCTATCAGCTGGTCAAGTTTCCCATCTAAATCCTCAATATGTTTTTGTGCGTCCTTTGAGAAAAGCTTCTTGAGACCCTCTTTATCCTGTTCGTTTATACACTTGATGACTTTATTTTTCATCTTGTTCATCTGTTTTTCTGTATAAATCTCTTGATCTGCCATTTCATCTGTTCTGCTTTTGCAGGCTGTTAGGCAGAATGCTATTGATAAAATTATCAATAGACACATTACAACACTTATCAGTTTCTTCATTTTGTCACCGCTATTATAGATTAATTGATGTAGTGGATGAATATGCCTGGTTTTCCACTATTAACACCATCCCACTTAAAGCCACTTGGAAGCTTATCTTCGGTGCAGGTTATAATCTCTATCATATAAAGTCCAACGTTCTCTTTATTCTCATCATCCATAGAGCAAAACTGTACCCACATCACATACTTCTCGCCATTGTTTAGATTAATCGTGTAACTACCGTAAATATTAATAGGTTGTGTATTAGAATCGCCACTAAACCCTGGCTCTTCACCATCAATGCTTTTAATTTTTACACCATCAAATATGTTTATCAGATTATTAATCTTGCCATCTATTTCTTCTGAATTCTCTTGTGCGCTCTTTGAAAACAGTGATTTTAAACCTTTCTCATCCTTATTATTTATGCATTTTACAATTTTCTTATTAACTGCATTTATTTGCTTTTCTGCATAAATCTCTTGGTCAGCCATTTCATCGGTTCTGGTTTTGCAACCCGCAAGACAAAATGCTGTTGAGAGAATAATCAGTAGACATAGTATGCTACAAGTTGTTTTTTTCATAAAACTGCTCCTCATATGTCTATTGAGTGGAATTTATTTTTTTGGATAGTTTTGCAAAGTATAAACAAATACCCCATAGTCATCTTTATTACTCCTCATTCGAAACCCCTCAGGTATTTCATCTTTAGAGAAAGTAAGTAATGTTATTTTAAACAATCCCTCTTTTTCTTTGTTATCATCATCTATATCACATATATTTATAAGGATTATATATTTATCCCCATTATCCATCTTAAGATGATACTTGCCATATATGTGCAACGGTTGCGTCTGTTCAGACCCCTTAAACGCAGGTTCTTTACTGTCCACACTTTCAATTTTATTTCCATTAAAAGCACCTATAAGCTGGCCAAGTTTCCCATCTAAATCCTCTATGTGTTTTTGTGCATCTTTCGAAAAGAGCTTCTTAAGACCTTCCTTGTCCTGTTCGTTTATACACTTGAAGACTTTATTTTTCATCTTGTTCATCTGTTTTTCTGTATAAATCTCTTGGTCTGCCATTTCATCTGTTCTGCTTTTGCAGGCTGTTAGGCAGAATGTTGTTGATAAAATCATTAGCAGGCATAGTAATGCACATGTTAATTTTCTCATTGCACCGCACCTCGTTCAGCTATTAAACAACATTTATTTCTTTGGATAGTTTTGAAGAGTATAAAGGAATATTCCATAGTCATCTTGATATGCTCCACCACTAAAATCTTTAGGTGATTCTTCTCTACTGAAAGTTCTCAATTCTATTTGAAAAACACCTTCTTTATCCGACTCTTCATCATTTTTATCGCATAAGCTAATATATATTCGATACTTTTCTTTACTGTTAAGCACAAGGTGATATTTTCCATAGATATGCAGGGGTTGTGTCTGAATTGAACCCTTAAAGTTGGGTCCAAGACCTTTTGCACTTTCAATTTTATTTCCGTTAAAAGCACCTATAAGCTGGTCAAGTTTCCCATCTAAATCCTCTATGTGTTTTTGTGCATCCTTCGAAAAAAGCTTCTTGAGACCTTCCTTGTCTTGTTCATTTATACACGTGATGACTTTATTTTTCATCTTGTTCATCTGTTTTTCTGTATAAATCTCTTGATCTGCCATTTCATCTGTTCTAGTTTTACAGCCTGCAAGACAGAACACAGTTGATAAAATCATTAGTAGGCATAGCATAACAAGTGTTGATTTTTTCATTAATCTACTCCTTTATGCAAAAGAGTGTTCATTATTATTGTGCGTTCTCTAAAGTGTGTATGGATAAGGCGTAGTCATCTTTATAAACTCCACCATGAAAGCCTTTAGGAGTCTCCTCTTTAGAAAATGTCCTCAAATCAATTTGAATCAACCCTTTCTTATCAGGATTTTCATCATCCCTATCACAAAAACTAATAAATAAAGTGTATTCTTTTCCATTACTAAGTTTAAGGACATAATCCCCATATATATGCAGGGGTTGCGCATCTATAGAACCTTCAAAGTCCGTTCCACTTCCTTTCTCACTTTCAATTTTATTCCCGTTAAAAGCCCCTATAAGCTTGTCAAGTTTCCCATCTAAATCCTCTATATGTTTTTGTGCGTCCTTCGAGAAAAGCTTCTTAAGACCCTCTTTGTCTTGTGCGTTTATACACTTGATTACCTGATTTTTAGTTTTATTCATCTGCTTATCAGTATACTTATCAAGATTGAACATTTCATCTGTTCTGCTTTTACAACCTCCAAGACAGAATATTGTCGATATAATCATGAGCAGACACATCATAGCACACATTATTTTCTTCATTGCACACCTCTTTACCACCTGTAATAAATAGTTTTATTTTTTTCATCGATACATATACCGTACAGTTCTGTTTTATCCCCATATTTATCTACAAACGCCTCCCATAGTTCAGGCTCTTTACTGAAGTCAATCATCCCTTCAACTATAAGATTTTTATAATTGACATCTTGGTATTCAGGATTGAATCCTGTTATCCACCACTGCGGATCTCCAGGTTCGTATTTCATTATCTGCCTTCCAGACTTGTCATACAGAGATAGCTTCATTATGAGTTTACTGTCTTGATATGTGAGTTTGTGGTAACCATTGCCTCTGTATATTCCTGTTTCAGCACCAGCTCCTAGACCATAGTAATCACCTTTCCACATCCAGAGAACATAATCATTGCCATTACTTGAAAACTCCATTTTTTTAGGCTTCGCAGACGTAAACGACTTAAACACATAGTCATAGGTATCATTGTAACCAAAATGTCTTTGTATACAGTTTCGCCTAGCGTGATATACACCATTAGAGTCCCTATCCATATTAAGGGTTGCACCTATAGCCTGTTCTCCTATCCTTGATTTAGATAAGGCCGCTGCGTAATCACTTGCATTTGTCGATGAAAATCCTGGAATTGGAGTCTCTGCTAGTTCTCGCGATTTAGACAATAACCAGTTCTTTCCCTCTGGGTTGCCCTGCAAGATTCCAGTCCATCCGAGGAAATCGAATGTATCATCAACTACAGTTTCTACGATTGGGAATGCTCCATTTCTATCAACCATTATTAGCGGCGACGCAAGGCAGTAATTGTATGGATTCATCGCGAGAGGCTTAGTGATACTGCCATTAACGATATCTTCGCCTGCAAATCTTCCTGCATCAGGCATATACTCTCTTGCTTGTGCAAAGTACGTCCCACTTGCTACGTCTTTGCGATACCCCGTATAAGCGAATGGCTGTATGCTTTCTCTATCCATGCCACTTAGCTCGTTACCAAATTCATCATATGCGTAGCTCTCTATGAGTGCATTATCAGCACCCACAAGGTGCATTGGTGTTCCCTGCATATCCGCTAGATAATAGTATTCTTCATCACCTTTCATAGCTAGCGGGATTGAATCTTCCCATATAAAACGCTGATTCATGCCATTTCGCTTTCTCTGAATCAGATTGCTGTGCTCCTTAGAGTGGTCAACTATATACTCGGTTTCTACATTCCCAATGAGCTCCTTTATCCTCTGCCCAGCCGCATCGTACATGTATTCTGACACGAGACCGCTACTATCTATTACTTTATCAAGCCTATTTGCTGCGCCATATACAAATCTCTTAGATGTGTTTCCATCAACACACATGCCGGTGATATTTCCACGTCTGTCGTATGTATATGTTGTTTCTGATTCTGCTTCTCTCTTGGATATAAGTTGGTCTGCTTCATTGTATGAATATATAGTTTCAATGCCATCTGAAGCCTTCCTCATCCTATTGCCGAAATCATCATACTGATACTCCCTAAGCACCTTCGAGTCTCTTGCTACTTCTATCAGCTTGCCTGTTGCATCGTATTTGTAGTTAAAGGAGCCACTGTATTCGCTTGATTCTCTTCTCTCCTTTTCTATACACGACACATTCCCTCTTATATCGTACTCATAACGCTGCCTATCTATGATTCCTTTGTCATTAGCATGAGTCAACATCTGCAGTCTGCCGATATTATCGTACTCATATGACGTGCTGCTGCCATTAGGCATAGCACGCCTTGCCAGTCTATTCAGATTATCGTAATGATATAAAATAGAACTTTCTTCATCCATGATTTCAGCAAGTCTGTGTTTGTTATCATACCTATAATGTGCCGTAGAACCATCAGGGTAAGTAAGGCTTGTCCTTTCACCTGATTTGCCATACCCATAGCTTACGACCTGTCCATCTGGGTAAGTCTCCTTTGTCATTCTTCCTACGCAATCATACTCGATTAGTGATGCCCCATTTGGAGTTTCTGTCTTCGTAGTTTTTCCAAGCAAATCATATGCGAATCTTGCAAAATTTCCATCCGCATAGATAATCTCAGTTATTTTATCGAGCGAGTTATACTTAGTCTTGGTTACAAACCCGTCTCTGTCAGTCTTTTCAATCAGTCTACCTTTTGCATCGTACTTAAAAGATGCAGTGTCACCAATTGGATTAATCGACTTGGTCACCCTTCCCATCAAATCTCTTACATACTTCATTACACGAGATGCATTTTCTCCCTTAGAGATGCGGCGTACTTCAGTGATTTGATCCATGTCATCATAATCATACTCTACTTCGTTGCCGAGCTCATCCGTAACCTTAATGAGCATACCCGAAAGCGAGTACTCGTAAAGCGACTTTCCTCCGTCTGCATTTATCTTAGACGTTACGTTATTCATGGCATCATAGGTGTATGCTGTCCTCTCTCCATTTTCACCTTTGACCTCAATAAGTCTATTTATGCAGTCGTACTTATAATATCTCTTGTAATTATTCACATCTGAGTATTCAGTGATATTTCCTGCAGGATCAACAACGAAGTCCTCTGACGCGCCATCTGGATGAATTATGCGTTTCAAAACACCACCAGGATAATACTCATATCTGGTAGTACATCCTGAACTATCAGTTCGTGATGCTATTCTGCCGATTGGCGTGTACTCATACTTTTTACTATTCCCAAGAGGGTCGATTTCTTCTATTAGCTGATCTGCTGCATCATATATGAATGAATACTCATTTCCGCCTCGATCTGTGTATTTTATTATATTTTCTGAACCATCATAGCAGAAATTCTCTTCAGATCCATCCGGGTATCTCGCACTAGTGAGTCTATTTATTCCGTTGTATTCATACTCCGTTACATTTCCAACCTCATCCGTCTCCATGATAAGGTTACCCATGCCATCATACGCATAGGCATGTCTCCCTCCTTCAGGGTCAATCTGCAGAATCAGCCTATTATTCTTATCATATTCATAAGAAATGCATCCTCCATTAGGAAGTATTTCTTCCTTGAGGTTCCACATTTCATCATATGTATATGTTGTGATTCTACCGAGCGGATCTGTTTTTTCAGACGGAAAACCTAGGCAGTTATATTTGTATGTTGTCTCTGCACCGTTTGGAGCAGTTTCTTTAATCATTCTGCCTAATTTATCATATTCAAAAGTGATGCTGCTCTTATCTGGCTGGACTACTGCAGTTATATTACTGTCATCATCGTATGTAATTTGCCTTGCATTGCCATTAGCATCTATGGTGCCTGTTAGCCTGTTGATAGCGTCCCATTCATATGTTTGCTTTCCGCCTCTTTCATCACAAACTTCAACTACATTATCTCGTTCATCAAAGCTGAATGATGTAATGCTTCCTTCAGCATTCATAATCTCGCATACATTGCCATTTTTATCATGTCTAAAGAAAGTCTTTCTACCAAGACCATCTTCAGTAACGATTAGTCTTTCACCAAAGATACTATACTTGTTTTTAACTTTAAGTTTACCGTCAACGACGAGCTTTTCTGGTTTACCTTTGCTGTCATACTCTATTATTGTTTCTGTTCCAACTGGATCTATTACTTTTATTACATCCCCATTTTCATTGTACAGAAATTCCCGTCTGCCGCCGTTTTTATCAACAAATGCAGTTCTTTTGTCTTTCTTGTTGTAGCTGAAACATTCTTCGGCATCACAATACTCATTTTTGATAGTCCTTAAACGACTATCATTATAGTGATAGCTCACTGCACCATTACGCTCAGTTTGCACGGTTCGACCTCTATCGTCATCATATTTATATGACATAGAGCTCTCATCTGGGAAGGTTTGGCTTATTACCCTTCCATATGAATCATATTTATTTGTGATGGTAGTTACATTATCTGCGTTAACAATCTCAGACAGATAGCCGCGTGAGTCGTATAAATACTTGTACTCGCCTCCATTTGGCATTATTACTTTTGAAAGCGCACCTTTTTCATATTCATATTTAACTGTACGTCCTGTGTGATCAGTCACAGCATCTATCATGCGCTCAGTATTATACTCTAGCGCATATCCTTCACCCGATGATTTTCTAATGCTAACGAGTAATCCATCTTCATACGACAAGTCGATAGATGTGCGATTTTTGTCTTTTCTTTTTATATATTGGCCTTTGAAGTTAAATATGTATTTTGTACCAGCTTCGGTCTCATATACATATCCTGAGCTACTTTTCCTTAGCTTTCCAAGGCT
Coding sequences within it:
- a CDS encoding DUF5104 domain-containing protein; translation: MKKLISVVMCLLIILSIAFCLTACKSRTDEMADQEIYTEKQMNKMKNKVIKCINEQDKEGLKKLFSKDAQKHIEDLDGKLDQLIGAFNGNKIESAKGLSPAFEGSADAQPLHIYGKYHLKLKSGDKYIILIDICDIDDENKEKEGIFQLDLLTFSKDEVPEGFHMDGSEDDYGIFIYNKDGTQR
- a CDS encoding DUF5104 domain-containing protein, with translation MKKTTCSILCLLIILSTAFCLAGCKTRTDEMADQEIYAEKQINAVNKKIVKCINNKDEKGLKSLFSKSAQENSEEIDGKINNLINIFDGVKIKSIDGEEPGFSGDSNTQPINIYGSYTINLNNGEKYVMWVQFCSMDDENKENVGLYMIEIITCTEDKLPSGFKWDGVNSGKPGIFIHYIN
- a CDS encoding DUF5104 domain-containing protein, whose protein sequence is MRKLTCALLCLLMILSTTFCLTACKSRTDEMADQEIYTEKQMNKMKNKVFKCINEQDKEGLKKLFSKDAQKHIEDLDGKLGQLIGAFNGNKIESVDSKEPAFKGSEQTQPLHIYGKYHLKMDNGDKYIILINICDIDDDNKEKEGLFKITLLTFSKDEIPEGFRMRSNKDDYGVFVYTLQNYPKK
- a CDS encoding DUF5104 domain-containing protein, yielding MKKSTLVMLCLLMILSTVFCLAGCKTRTDEMADQEIYTEKQMNKMKNKVITCINEQDKEGLKKLFSKDAQKHIEDLDGKLDQLIGAFNGNKIESAKGLGPNFKGSIQTQPLHIYGKYHLVLNSKEKYRIYISLCDKNDEESDKEGVFQIELRTFSREESPKDFSGGAYQDDYGIFLYTLQNYPKK
- a CDS encoding DUF5104 domain-containing protein — its product is MKKIMCAMMCLLMIISTIFCLGGCKSRTDEMFNLDKYTDKQMNKTKNQVIKCINAQDKEGLKKLFSKDAQKHIEDLDGKLDKLIGAFNGNKIESEKGSGTDFEGSIDAQPLHIYGDYVLKLSNGKEYTLFISFCDRDDENPDKKGLIQIDLRTFSKEETPKGFHGGVYKDDYALSIHTLENAQ
- a CDS encoding DUF6531 domain-containing protein, yielding MGGRVVNPQCIKMQCDSMLKGISKVTEATEKINSTLDSFTSNGNLSGNWYRHACTHMMGVKKIIHGLSSLGDIVKTDCNTLIDAVGDEILREDDINDDISKHKNIIKGIDTSLLLYMLLMISIPDISAVVSNTMNTLRHSKEVELNVINVLENKIRKIDEIEAATKDLFLEYGNLISLMNTGLSALATSTANGFNLPANQNWIKEIDEAINTATAKALENAKGKYDITHAFSKDPVNLSSGNFIYEKDDLVIDGKSPLVFGRFYNSINTYKGAFGNRWNHSFEVKLLVERNVAGKESAKIIREDGREESFTFIGDEGVVNFGASLGKLRKSSSGYVYETEAGTKYIFNFKGQYIKRKDKNRTSIDLSYEDGLLVSIRKSSGEGYALEYNTERMIDAVTDHTGRTVKYEYEKGALSKVIMPNGGEYKYLYDSRGYLSEIVNADNVTTITNKYDSYGRVISQTFPDESSMSYKYDDDRGRTVQTERNGAVSYHYNDSRLRTIKNEYCDAEECFSYNKKDKRTAFVDKNGGRREFLYNENGDVIKVIDPVGTETIIEYDSKGKPEKLVVDGKLKVKNKYSIFGERLIVTEDGLGRKTFFRHDKNGNVCEIMNAEGSITSFSFDERDNVVEVCDERGGKQTYEWDAINRLTGTIDANGNARQITYDDDSNITAVVQPDKSSITFEYDKLGRMIKETAPNGAETTYKYNCLGFPSEKTDPLGRITTYTYDEMWNLKEEILPNGGCISYEYDKNNRLILQIDPEGGRHAYAYDGMGNLIMETDEVGNVTEYEYNGINRLTSARYPDGSEENFCYDGSENIIKYTDRGGNEYSFIYDAADQLIEEIDPLGNSKKYEYTPIGRIASRTDSSGCTTRYEYYPGGVLKRIIHPDGASEDFVVDPAGNITEYSDVNNYKRYYKYDCINRLIEVKGENGERTAYTYDAMNNVTSKINADGGKSLYEYSLSGMLIKVTDELGNEVEYDYDDMDQITEVRRISKGENASRVMKYVRDLMGRVTKSINPIGDTASFKYDAKGRLIEKTDRDGFVTKTKYNSLDKITEIIYADGNFARFAYDLLGKTTKTETPNGASLIEYDCVGRMTKETYPDGQVVSYGYGKSGERTSLTYPDGSTAHYRYDNKHRLAEIMDEESSILYHYDNLNRLARRAMPNGSSTSYEYDNIGRLQMLTHANDKGIIDRQRYEYDIRGNVSCIEKERRESSEYSGSFNYKYDATGKLIEVARDSKVLREYQYDDFGNRMRKASDGIETIYSYNEADQLISKREAESETTYTYDRRGNITGMCVDGNTSKRFVYGAANRLDKVIDSSGLVSEYMYDAAGQRIKELIGNVETEYIVDHSKEHSNLIQRKRNGMNQRFIWEDSIPLAMKGDEEYYYLADMQGTPMHLVGADNALIESYAYDEFGNELSGMDRESIQPFAYTGYRKDVASGTYFAQAREYMPDAGRFAGEDIVNGSITKPLAMNPYNYCLASPLIMVDRNGAFPIVETVVDDTFDFLGWTGILQGNPEGKNWLLSKSRELAETPIPGFSSTNASDYAAALSKSRIGEQAIGATLNMDRDSNGVYHARRNCIQRHFGYNDTYDYVFKSFTSAKPKKMEFSSNGNDYVLWMWKGDYYGLGAGAETGIYRGNGYHKLTYQDSKLIMKLSLYDKSGRQIMKYEPGDPQWWITGFNPEYQDVNYKNLIVEGMIDFSKEPELWEAFVDKYGDKTELYGICIDEKNKTIYYRW